The DNA region TGTGTaaatttttttaacgaaaataGTGAACCGCATGTGTTTAGCAATTTTTGCAACGAAATGACTACAGCTGGTGTTTTCATGTacggtttttggttgtttcgtTTACTTTCTTCCCTTATTCGCCTCTGCTCTAGATCCTTAAAGTGTTGCTAGTAGTGTTTTTGGTGATTAACATAACGACCGGGTTCTTcttcaagaagaagaaaaaagtgtaCGTCCATCATCCCCCGGCAGTGCAGCAACCGCAGTATCCGTATGGCTACGCCTACAACTATTACTATCAACCTGCGCCGTACTACTATTATCAGCCAACCAGCGTGAACACTGCTCCGGTGCCGGCGACGTATCCGGAACCGGTACACACCGTGGCACCCGTGGCCTACCAGCAGCCTGACTATCAGGCAGCAAGTTACGCCGGCAGCTCGCACCAGCAGCCGTTGCCTGCCTACCAGGCAGCAAGTAATGCCGGCAGCTCGCACCAGCAGCCGTTGCCTGTCTCCCATGCAGTGAATTTCGCTGGCAGCTCCCACCAGCAGGCAACGGCTGTGTCCCAAGCAGCAAGTTTCGCTGGCAGCTCCACCCAGCAGGCATTGCCTGCTTTCGAAGCAGTAAGCTTCAATGGCAACTCTAATCAGCAGGCATTGCCGGCATTCGGATCAATACGGTTGAATAGTAACTCCAACCAGCAGGCTTTGCCAGCAGTAGAATCGAATGGAAACTCCAGAAACGTAGAAGTTATACCATCCGTCGGGTTCCGGATGGGCACCGTGACCAATGTAATAGAGGTGCTAAAGTCGGAAGGTAGACACATTGAGCTACCAGCGGAAATCGTTCCTATAAACGATGCAGCACCTTTACCGGTGTTCACTGCGCAAAGTCACGGACGAACCGCGAATACGGAAACCCTATCCTCCAGAATTCAGGAAAGTGAACCATTATTGGGTACGGTTGTAGAAGAGGTACAACAGCCAATTACTGTATCCGAAGATATCCAAGACGACACTGCAGAAGTTATCCAAGAGTTGCCCCCATCAGTCAGCGGTGGAGCCAATCTTATAGTGTTACCGGATTCGGCAGGCGAAAATATTGAGTTGCCCGTGCGAATCGAAGAAACAGCAGGCTTACCGGCCGATAACGCAGGTACGATACTCGTGTCGGTAAATAGCGATCAAACAGTAAGCGTGCCAGAAACTGACGATCAAACTGTGGGCCTGGCGGATGCAAGCCTAGTAGCTGTAGACCTACCGGAAGCAAACGATCAGTCTTTAGGACTGCCGGTAGCTGATGGCCAAACTGTAAGTTTGGCGGGTGCAAGCGTATTTAATGTAGGCTCGGCGGTGGATGTTGATCAAACTGTAGATCTACCTGTAAATGTGGATGAAACTGAAGGCCTTTCGCTAGATGGCGATCAAACGCTAAACGTGCCCGTAGATGACGTTCAAACTGTAGGCCTGCGGTTTGGCGATAATACTGACCTATCCATTGCCGGTGGAGATACGAAACCCGCAACAGCAAATACGCGCGATGGAAGCAGTGACGAGTCCGGGAAAGCGAACGCGCAGCCCGTACTGAGCAGTGTGGCCATTGTTCCAAATCGACTGTCCAGTAATGTGGTCACGTATCAGTTGCAGTCACCGGATGTGGAGCCACTTTCGTTTCCCGAGGTTCAGCAGgtgctgcagaagctgctgcAGCGCGATAACTTTGACGAGAAACGGCTCAAGAAGGATGTGACGTCCAGTGGAGGGTATAAAACGTCCAAGGGAGTACAGATCGATCCGCAAGTCAGCTACAGTCGAGTGGCTCGCCAATAAAGCATGAGGATACCGCtttaaatagatttttttagaatttgtattttttgtattaacTAACATTAGTCTTAATATCAATTACTATTGGGGCTTATCGGATTGAAGGTGAAGGTGCGTAAATCCCTTTCTAATTAGGTTAAGTTCGTGAATGGGTTCATACTAGGAACGTTTGGGCTTTGCGCGATGATACGATAGTACTTCAATGGATGAGTTTTTGGGTCAGAGCCCTGTGGTATAGTAGTCAAGCCGAACGACCAAATAAGTTATCTTGTCGCCACCATAGACTTGAATCTCGTGCGTGACagagaatcgattccgaagaACCTGAATTATTTGTGAGGCTCACACCATTCAGTTTACAGCAG from Anopheles coluzzii chromosome X, AcolN3, whole genome shotgun sequence includes:
- the LOC120957224 gene encoding uncharacterized protein LOC120957224; translated protein: MQILKVLLVVFLVINITTGFFFKKKKKVYVHHPPAVQQPQYPYGYAYNYYYQPAPYYYYQPTSVNTAPVPATYPEPVHTVAPVAYQQPDYQAASYAGSSHQQPLPAYQAASNAGSSHQQPLPVSHAVNFAGSSHQQATAVSQAASFAGSSTQQALPAFEAVSFNGNSNQQALPAFGSIRLNSNSNQQALPAVESNGNSRNVEVIPSVGFRMGTVTNVIEVLKSEGRHIELPAEIVPINDAAPLPVFTAQSHGRTANTETLSSRIQESEPLLGTVVEEVQQPITVSEDIQDDTAEVIQELPPSVSGGANLIVLPDSAGENIELPVRIEETAGLPADNAGTILVSVNSDQTVSVPETDDQTVGLADASLVAVDLPEANDQSLGLPVADGQTVSLAGASVFNVGSAVDVDQTVDLPVNVDETEGLSLDGDQTLNVPVDDVQTVGLRFGDNTDLSIAGGDTKPATANTRDGSSDESGKANAQPVLSSVAIVPNRLSSNVVTYQLQSPDVEPLSFPEVQQVLQKLLQRDNFDEKRLKKDVTSSGGYKTSKGVQIDPQVSYSRVARQ